GTTTATCTGGATCCACAATTTTTTTCCCATCCTTCTGCCGAATAAAAAGGTCTAATTCCCTCTGACCCTTATTAACCGGTGAAAATCGACCATAAGAGATCTAAACACAAGAGGAAAGATCAACTATCAGATTAACCAGCATGCTTTTCTAATTCATTATCCCGGACATAACTCAAAGACAGGTAGATATATAAACCGGGATGAGAGCAATGGATTTGGAGGGGAAAAAGTCATCTATGAATAACCAACTTTTTAGATCTTTGGCAAGTTGTTATAGAACAAAGTTTAGCTTTAGATATCATTAAAACAGTAACGGGAAGAATCATCTTCTTCCTTCTTTTGGTAGGTAAACAAGCATCACGTTTTCATTACAGAAGACATAAACTTACAATAATAATTACCTACCAAGAGTACATTATTTCTTCTATCACGTTTTTCCTTTCTACCTTTAGTTGACATATTTACTTTTCATGAAAAACATGTGAGGCCATCTCTGTGTTGTAGAAGAATAGAAGAAAGGATAAAGTTGTACTGAGAAAGTATAAGTACGACCATTAAACTTCGGGATTTGAAATATATCAGAACTTTCAATTAAAGGAATGCGGACAACAATTAGAACACACCATAAAGGAAAGTAGGGCATTCTAGAGAGGTAGTGCCATTTTATGTGAGAGGTTAAAGACTATAAAATGAAGATATTTGGCGGAAAAAGATCAGCACCTACCACTGCGTAAGGAGACAAAATAAGACTACCGAAGGATGCTTCTGCATAGGTACAATGTTTTACCATTTCATCAAAGTGGAGAGGAGACCGAAGACAAAATTGACAATATCATTGAACTTGCATCCCTAGATTTCTATATAGCAATTCTAGTGCTTAAGATCGAATGTTTGCTAGGATACTTTTAGTTTTGTTAAAGATCTAGATGCAAGTAGAAAATGTAGAGAATTTCTAGCGCTAGAGAAACTATTCTTTTAAATATTATACTGATATGGGTTCAAATGGAGCAACATTGACAATGAGTATTCATATAATTGACTCAAACTTGCTTAGGATCAAGGCATAGTTATCTTTCTTTTTCTGGAAAGGGGGTTGAGGCACAGTTATCGTTATTGTTGTAGTAGAAAATAATGCAATTATTGACTTTAAATTCATTGAGGTTGGGAAGAAATAAATTCAAGTCAACACAGCCACTAATAGTATACTCTCGCAACTACAAACAACAAAAATGATAGGGGAAAGATAATAAGAAGTAAATAATTGTTAAATGTAAAAGTCAGTACCTGAATATTGCAGTCTTTCAATGTGCGCATAATGTCATAAAGAAAACCCTTGTGATCAACACAACCGATCTGAAGCAATGTATGCCCTGGGCTCAGGGAATTATCTATTGTCACACTAGCCTTCCTCAACTGCGTCATATCTAGGCTAAGAGCTTGTGTGCGAAATTCATTATCTGATAGTTCACACCTAAATAATTCCTCAGAAACAGATGGAGAAAGAGAAGAGATACTATGAAGGTGATCATACTGCGGGCCTGCTAACTGAAGCTCACAACTACATGATTGGCCCAGAACATCATACAACTGCTTGTATGTTTCATTTTGCCTCTCTTTTGTGTGTAAGAGCTCCCTGAACATGAAATAAGATAGAAAGCTTTAAAATGAAGAGACCTCACTGTCCGTAGCTATTAGATCTTTAACTCATACAGTACAAAAGCATAAATTTTGTGCTGAAGGATCTAAACTTACAAAAACCAGAACTATATTACAGACTTTGACTGCTCAATATCTTAAgaatatttcatttcatatcccATCATCTGGTAATAGACATAGGAGGAACGCTAAGGATTAAAGTGGGAAAAGATAAAAGAAAACACCATCTGCGGATTCTATTTTTGTTAGTCCAATATAAATATGGACGAAAAAAGTCCTTGTGTATCAGAAATGGATGTTATCTGTCTTCTGAACAAAGGATACACTGATCATGTTTGTTAACAATCTTGAAAATTTGATACAAATAAAGCAACTTCATTGAGTAAATACACGAATAACTAGTTCATATTTAATCCATTAAGATTATAAAATTTAGTGAGAGTCTAAAAAGAAGAATCACGTAAAGCCCCAATATATTGAAGCAGAAAGACACAAGTTAATAAAACAGTATAGTTGCTCTTTAGCCTGTTCAAGATATCACAACAAGAACAACTAGATACAACTCTAGAACTCAGCATTCACTGACCAAAGTGCAGAACAGAAATCCTTACAAGTTGTCTGTTATAAAGAAAATGTCCAGGACACGATCATCTGGAGTTGTTGTCACCTTTACCCTTTGGATGGTAAGCTCAAGCTCGCAGAGAACTTGGGTAACATCTAGCAAAATCATGCACAATAACATCAGAAGAGATCAAACACAAGTCAATAAGCAGCATCATTGCAAGGAATTTGTTCTTACCATGCAATAATCCTCTTCGGTCGCGGCTACAAAACGTCAACAGGTATACAGGAGAAGATGCGGCACGTGGGGATGGTTCGTTCAAATAGAATGAAACAGAACATGAAGGGCATACTGCCATAAGGCGCTCCTTCAAATTCACCCACCTTACAATAGATGAACTAGAGTGAGGAACCACCCATAATAACACATAGCACCATATCCCATCTGTTGAAACATCTGATTCATAGAAAACCTTGAGCATTTAGTTAAAGTTGACGAGAAAATGAATAACGGAAGGAACCTAAACTGCAAACCGTTATTAAATCACAATAGCTTTAACAAAGAACAGAAAAGGTTGACAACTGAAAGCACACAATTTAATACTTATTGACAGTAACGGAAAGACACAAGGGAATACCCTAGCTTAGTTTCACATCACATCACATACATACGTGCATATCCATACACAATGCATAATCAATCGATCTATCAACTATGTCTAAATCACAAACTGGTTCAGTATGTGAATAATACTcgctccgtctcaatttaagtgtctttgtcccaaaaagagtgtctctttttatatttaataagttaGACAATTCAAACACCATAAATGCCAAGCTtcaaatcacaaaattcaaaagacattttagtacattacacacatctttaattgaGAACCACAAGATTGAAGTCTCCCtatttttcttaaactccgtgttcaGTCAAGCTAAGACACTTACATTGGGACGGAGAGCCTAACAAGTTCAGAAAAATATTACTTTTAAGCTAATACATTTATAATTTCTGTTCATTAAAATATTGCATTCAAATCACACATAGGAAAGAAAAAGCTTCCCATAAACATGAAAACCGAAACAGATTGTTAGGGCCATTAGAAAATGGAAACTCTAAATAATCAGGCAAGAAGCAATACATATCCAACATTCAAAACCCTAATCAGACGAAAAGActaaacaaacaaataaaaactaaggaaaaaaaaaaggtataagaCCGAAGCTAGAATCGTATGCAGAAAACATTAGGTGATGTTTTTGCATTTGCGCTAGCCTTGGTGGATAGAGTCAGCTAATACCTGTTATTGCAGTCAAAGGCAAATTTAAGATTTCTAGAACACGTCTGTACCACTAAAACCTAGTCCTCTGGGTAAAGCCTTCTTGTAGCATGGGTATCATACCAATTTTaaaaaacatatacataaaatatctagCTTTATGAGAGATCATACGTTCATGTGTCCCAAATTTACTACGTAACTTCGCCCCTGGCTAGTGGGAGGTGACAGGTTATTTGAGGGGCGTGCAAGCTAAGCCCGGACACCCGggtttatcaaaaaaaaaaaaaaacgaatcatATGCAGAAAACGTGAAGCTGAATATAGCAGAATATGAGATAACAAGAATAATACCTCCTTTGGTAATGTAAAGTCCAAAATCAAGAATTGTATGGCAAATATCACAACCGAGCCCTGTTTTGTCAGGACAATTAACGGTAATAACATAAGGTTCACCAGGCCTTTTCCCATTTTGAATAACTACGGCGTCATCCATCGGCAATCCCATGACGGAATTctaaaaaaacaaattaaaacatATGGTGATTGCCTATTCGGGAGAAGTAGGTATTCTGGTTGGTTTAGCAGGTGTATTTTGTTGTTTCGACATAAAAAGGAGAGTAGGATATACTGTAAGATAGCGGTGAGCCACATTAATTGTTATTGTGAGATTATATTTTATAATGTCTTATCCTAAAAGTTGAGTAGTTGATTTGCTAATAAAGTAAGTAGTTAATTAACTTCCAATTTGATGAAAAGTAGGAAATACTAATACAACTTACTGCTCTTTTTTGTGAGATAAAAGAAATGGACTCAGATCTTACACTTATGGGTCCACAAATTTTAAGTTCATCTTTTTGTATCACAAAATGGAGCATCACATAACTAATGTCAATTGTGTGAGACACATATTAAAAAATTTCCGGAATAGCTGGTCTCTCTCTACTACTATCTCcttccattcacttttacttttccTCACGCCCcttagaaataataaatgaagtgtatattTACACGATCTCCATATATTGATGCATAATTTTAATGAACTTGAAAAATGATttaaaatgaataattaatgctatgagtaaaacaggaaaaaaattatttttctcttgatatgctaaaatgaacaagtaaaagtgaaaatttatttttaatataaaggACAAATAAAATTGAACGGGGAATAATATACTACTAAAAGTTAAttcacattcattttttttttttaaaaaagtgggAAATAAAAGAATTTTCAGAATAACTAGTCCTCCCTTTATCCTTAAAAAGAATAAAGAACTTTTCCATCAACGTAATTCTAAACGtaaaaagaaaaaggggaaaaataATTTTAGAAAGATTCGAAGTAGAGAATAATTTCATTTGgtcaagattaaaaaaaaatcacaaattcGTTACATTTTCTTGAATAAACCGTCTTTTATTCGCATTCCGTATAAATTATCTAGTTTAATGATTCTGACATCATGTTGAGATTGCGTTGAATTGTTCGTAATTCAAAATGTAGAATATATATGATGCTGTGAGAGTTTTATGTTATGATAAAGTAGCATGTATTTCTTCATTTTAATTAGAGATTTCGAATTACAACTCTCAAAGAAGATGCCActtttgataaaaaaatattttacctTTTAAAGTGAAATTTTTCGATATAAATTTAAATTAGTGGAACATAAAAATGAATATATAATAATATGAAAACAACTTCCAAAAAAAGAGGCGAGGAGGGGTCGTTGGACTTGCGGGAAAATACAACATATTAGGAAAGAGCCAAAGAGGGTTGTTGAATGTTGACTATGGTCGTTATTATGtgtggcaatttttttttatagatatGGTCCAGCTACGTCGTTATGCTAATAATCATTTGCCACATATCATTTTATCTTACGCTGTTAGATAAGTGTAGAACATATAATCATCGTGATAGGTGGGTTGTACCTGTACTAAAAGGCTAAGGCGGTAATCTCTTGGAATAAGTAGGTGACAGGACCCCAAAGTCTTTTTTACGTGGCAGGGCCTCATTTTATTTTTGGTCTAGAAATCACTAATCACCTGATTAGCAAACACATGGGAGCTTTTGtgtatttttaaaaatttgggggtcttttttttttctttccctcttTCTTCCCTTACTTCTTCGTTCTTTTTCCCTCCAACTCTACCGATGATCTTAAGCTTCATCTCCATCTCCAAAAGATTTTGAATGTAGCTTTGGGATCAAAAAAAACTATTTGAAGAGCCAATATTTCattatttcagctgaagaacagtTGCAGGTTCCAGAAGCCCTAATTTTTTTCCTATTCTGATTTCTTTCGAGTTCAAAATGGTATTTTTAATGTGATGTTCTGAGTTTACAGTCATGGCGAAGCCCTTATTTGTTGATTCTGATAGGCTATTGATTCCTATTTTACAGTCATTGCAAAGCCCTAATTTCTTtttaatctgattttttttttgttgagtttCATTGTGTTTTGCATGTCTTATTTGTTGCTTCTTTTGAGTTTATAGTCATGGTGACAACTAGAGGGCGTTCCGAATAACTTTGGAGAGTTGACTACAGGCCTTGTTCATCTAGAAAAAGGTTAAGAACAGATGTCACTGACCTGGATTCCGACGTAGGTCAAGAAGAAACAAGCAAAGAAGTTAAATAATAGAGGAAAGAAATAACTAAAGAAGTGAAATAACTAAAGAAACAAGAAGAGTTAAATAATAGACGAAATGAAGAACCAAATGAGTTCATCAATAAACGAAATGAAGAAACATATGAGGTGATTAATAGACGAAATGAAGAACCAGATGAGGCGATTAATAGACGAAATGAAGAAGAGTCAGAAGAGACGTCTCTTGATAAGATTCTCAAAGGGATCGATGAATTTgaatttgaagaagaagaagaagaagtagccAATTGTGGTGCTGGAGAAGAGGAATTTAGCGAATTCAAGGTTTCGGAAGATGAGAAGGACAATAGTGATTATTAGACTAAATGAAGAACCAGATGAGGCAATTAATAGACGAAATGAAAAAGAGTCAGAAGAGACGTCTCTTAATAAGATTCTCAAAGGGATCGATGAATTTGAAtttgacgaagaagaagaagaagaagaagaagccaaTTGTGGTGCTGGAGAAAAGGAATTTGGCGAATACGAGGTTCCTGAAGATGAGGAGGAAAATAGTGATCGCATATCCGTTCATGAAAATGTCAAGTCCATCGCCGTAAAAAAGCTGGAAAGGCTCGGATTGACCTTATGGATTTTGGAAGGAGTTGATTTCCCAGCCGGTGTCATGGTACGGTCTTCTATGAAGTCGTGGTTCGACTTTAAAGTTCAATTATGAAAGCATAAACTTGTAAGTATGTTTCGTAAAACTTGTTTCGGCCACTTCTTGGACCTGCCCTTACATTGGGATAAATTTAGTGGAAAGCTTGTTCTTTCGCTTCTTCTACGGCAAATTATTAACCGAAAGAAAAAGCATGAGATGTGCTTTTGATTGAGGATATGCCTTGTTGTTTGGGCCAAGGGAGTTTTCATTGGTCATTGGGTTGAATTGTGGTGCCATCCCTAGTGGAAAGGAGTTGTGTTTCAAGGTAGGAGACAAGTTCATTAAAACACTTAAAAAAAGTTCGTTCAAGTATTACCGAGGATTTGCTAATGAAAAGCTTGGAAAACAAATCATTGACCAAATTGGACAAGGTGTCATTGATGTGGTTTGTTCACAACATTTTATTGGCACATGCCAAGTATAAAACAGTTGAGAAGAAATGGATAAACTTGGTTGATCGTTGCCACGCTTTAACAAATATCCTTGAGGAAAGATATGCTTTAAACTGACACTGGATTACTTGACGAACAACGTGGACATGTTGAAATTGTTTAAACAATTAAAAAATGACCCCACTTCAAGGCCAAGAATATATCTTTATAGGTTCTCCTGGGCACTGATGGTAAGttatccataccaatatcattTTATTATAGACCATTAGTATTCAATTAACCTATTATGTGTTGAATTCCATTACAAGGATGGGCATATGAAGCAATCCCCTTTGTTGGACGTAATTGTGCCAAATCAGAGGTTGTTCCGCTTCTAACTCCAAGGATGTTGATACGGTGCACTTCACCCTAAAAATAACCTAATCCATTCAAAAATAAAACACTTGCTGAAGAGGTAACATTTTGAACTTAAGTCTATTAGAATGTCAATATTGGTACATTATAAACTACTTGATACATTTAGAAAGAAAATACCAGCTGAAGATGTAACAATTTGAACTAAAGTCTATTAGAATGTCAATATTGGTACATTATAAACTACTGGATGCATtcaaaaagaaaatatatgttGAAGAAGTAACAATTTGAACTTAAGTCTATTAGAATGTCAATATTGGTACATTATAAACTACTTGATGCATTCAAAAAGAAAATACCTGCTGAAGAGGTAATAATTTGAACTTAAGTCTATTAGAATGTCAATATTGGTACATTATAAACTACTGGATGCATtcaaaaagaaaatatatgttGAAGAGGTAACAATTTGAACTTAAGTCTATTAGAATGTCAATATTGGTACATTATAAACTAATTATTTTATGAATTGattttgttgatttcttgaaattaagAGGGTGAGTCCTTTTCTTTACCCAACTGTTGGTGAGATGGAAAAGGACTACATAAGAAATCTTGTGCCTTATGACGATGAGGAGGTGGATGAGAAAATAGATGCATTGAGGGAGGAGATTGCGGATGCAACATGGATCAATAGGCCAAGAGAGCCCCGCCAACAACGTGTAGTGGATGAGGAAATAGATGCATATGCATTGAGGGAGGAAATTGCGGATACGACATTGATCAATAGGCCAGGAGAGCCCCGCCAACAACGCGCAATGAATGAGGAAATAGATGCATTGATTTCTAATAGTGTGGTCGAGGGACGAATACCATTTTAGATAGACTTGCAGCAATTGAGAAATCAATTGTTGAGTTTAAAAAATGCCTCAGGCAATTGATTTAGTTCTGGACAACTTTTACTACTAGGACAATTTGTATTACTATCTTTGTTTGTGGGAAGATTTAATGGATGACTTTAATAGATTAGGTTAATTTAAAGGTGGTTGTTGCGTTACTTTCAATTAACTTTTAGGATCAGTTCTACATGTTCAAATTAATCAGTTGCGCCAATATAAATTGATTTGTACTATTAGGAAAATTTataaaacaaaaacaacaacatgcTTACCCAATGTAAACATAATCCCACAAATGGATATAGATTAAGTGTAGACGTGATAAATTACATACTTTGAAATTGCATCGACAATCGCGCACAAGTGGTCTATGGATTAATTCTTGTACACGCATATAGTGGTAAAATCTAATTTTGCCTATATATTTTCTGCCAAAAATATAATGATTACACCTATATGATCCCTTCCCAATGTGTCTTTTAAATCACTAAACAAGGGAAGAGGGTTTTACAATTAATGCTTTGATGAGAAGTGTGAAAGACACTCGTTTTTAATCCCTATAAATAAACCCCTCCATCTTCAGTGTTCGATCATAAAAATTCAGATTTCAAAAACTCTTCATAAACCTCCTATAGACTTAAAAATGGCaaacttcaacaacaacccagaccTTCCCAATGGCCTTCCAAATGGCCATCATgaccccaaccccccccccccccccccccacacacgaAGACCCTCGGGTCAGTAGAATATTGTGGGAAGTTTCCATTGCCAACGGGAGCATCACCACGCTATTTAGGCTTGTGCATCGGCTTCAAAATGACATGTGGTTTGTCTGTCACCTTTCTTTCACCACGAAACAAGAGATGGAGTGGCATCACAGGAGAACAAATAGGATTCTCACTGAACTCCTCGCTAATCGGGGAGAGGTGCTAGAAGACTACAACACCCCGTCCCCTCCTTCTCCTCCACATTCCCCTGAAGCTTCACCCCCATATTCACCTCAAGCTTCCCCTCCccacccccccccacccccccaccccccacaacCCCCAATAGTTGTACTTTATGTTTTTGTGTTTAGGGTGTTGTTTTTGTGTTTAGGGTGATGTTTTCGTTGTTTTACTTGACATACCATGTAAATCACCCTATCTTAATATTAAGGTTTCCTCTTGGATTTATCGGTATTCACTTGTTTCCATTTTATTTCATGCTCTGATAACTTAATAGTTCCATCATAGACACTAGACGTAATTAAGTCTTCTAGTAGACGTTGTTGAAAATGGGGAAAATAAGAAATAACTGCTAACTGTTAAAACATAGACACTAGACCCAATTTTATCTTCTACTAACTGTTGTCTCCAAATGTTAAAAACAAGAAATAACTAATAACACCAATATTAATGGGAAAATGGGAAAAATTGCACCGCTATCTGCCACACATAGACACTAGACCTAATTGTCTATTCTACTAGACGTTGTTGAACAATGGGAAAATATGCACTGATAACTTAAGAGTTCTACACATAGACACTAGACCTAATTGTGTCTTCTACTAGACGTTATTGAAAATAGGAAAAATAAGAAATAACACCAATAATAATGGGAAAATTATGCACGttaaaattgatgaattaattcttgaaGTTTATATTTGTGGGCACATAAATGggctattaaaaaaatatataatgtcATGAATCAAGTTTAAAATAATAGATTAAATTGTATCTTCTACTAGATGTTATTGAAAATggggaaaatgagaaataacacATATATTAATGGGAAAATTAGGCACGttaaaattgatgaattaattcttgaCGTTTATATTTGAGGGCACTTAAAGGGGCTCTTAAAAAATATATAACGTCATGAATCAAGTTTAAAATAGTAGACCGAATTGTATCTTCTACTAGATGTTATTGAAAATGGGAAAAATAAGAAATAACACAAATATTAATGGAAAAAGCATGCACAttaaaattgatgaattaattcttgaaGTTTATATTTGTGGGCACTTAAATGGCTCTTAACAAATATATAACGGCATATTTATTAATATAAACACCAATATCAATGAAAATAAGTATGATGTTCACATATAGTTATGTCAACAATTTCAAGTTGTTACATATGATCATCACAACCAAAGACTTTCACAAGCATATTATTGTCATTAATCAATTAGTGTCATTGTTTGGATCATTATAATGTTGTTTCACTAATTCCATGATGACAATATATTTTTTAGTCAAAAATATAAGTTTTAAATTCAAAAATTAGTGCAATTCTTATTTAATAAACTTGAAAAAACATGTATTACGTTGGATATTCTACTACTATATTATAGGTGAATTATAAACTAAAGGTTCAGAACTCTCATATAACTCCAAACGGTAACTTTTTTCAAACCCAACGTTCAATAACGGTAACTTTTCCATTATAATATCCTCACCCCCAGGCTTTCTACGGAAGAGtgaaaaaaatgacattttattaTAACCTAAGGGAAGATTATTAGAAGCGTCAATTCATTAATTACTAAAATGTCACAGAAGTCATCGTCTAATTGGTATGGCACACAAAAGGAAATATGCAGATGTGATGATTTAGCACCCATTAAGACTTCAAAGACACCACAAAATCCTGGAAGGGAGTTTTATTGATGTGCCAAGGGAAAAGTTAGTATTTAATATGCTTACGTTTGTTTTAACTTGATACactggtaaaaaaaaaaatatttgtgcAGAAAGAAGATGATGGTTGTGGTTATTTTAAATGGGTCGACGATGATACCCCATTAATCATTGGGGAGGAGAAATTTAATTTAATGTTCAGGCTCCACAAAGTTGAAGAGTCATTAGGAGAAGTCAAAAGCCTCTTCAAGGAAGCGGAAGCATCGATTGACTGGTTTAAAGATCAAATGAAGGAAGCTTAGACTAAGAGGAATCAAGCAAAAAAAGAACTGAAGGCAGCTGAAGTTGGGAAAGAAAGGATGAAAAGGATGTTGTTGtgtttaatgttatttttaatTACCAAATGGGTCATTTGTGGTTCATTTTGGTTGTGTTTCCTTTTATAATCAATTGTCAGCTTGTTTTATGTCTTGACCGAATGCATTCGTTCAAAGTGAAGACAAAGTGACAACGTTTAACAGAGACCAACAACAGTTATAAATAGACCAAAAGGAAACATAAATACATTCCCTGCGTCCACAGAAGACAAAAGGGTAATAGACCAATAGACCAATAACAAAAATACATTTTACTGCAGCCATAGCAAACAAAAGAGCGATAGACCAATAGACCAGCAACAAAAATACATTTTACTGCAGTCATAGCAAACAAAAGGGCAATAGACCAACGACAAATTCACTGCTCAACTTGTGACGAGTTCTGCTCAACTTGTGATGAATTCTTCTCAACTTGTGACAAATTCATATAACAAGTGGTTCTCTTGTGTCCAGGTTGTTTGCATAGGGATCATTTATTTCTTCTCTTGGTTGTTTTCTTGGTATAACTACGTTCTTCCTCCAAGATGAAAGTACAAGAGGCGGGTGAATTGTAAGCCTATTAAAAATCTAGTCAACTACTGTTTGGTTCCCGTCGACTAATAGTGAGACAGCCTGCACAAAATTATTAGTCCTTCGATTTGCACAAGTATAAACCACAACAAATAATAAGGGTGCAGAATATAATATAAGAgcaataaaataaatgacaccaggaatttttatactggttcggaaccaatgtggtatcctaatccagtccccttgggttgcaagaaGGTTATCTCTTTAAGTTCTTTGTAGTTTGAGTTGAGTACAGCCTTTGTGGTTTTCCTCATTCACCACCAATGTTCACAAGGTTTTTTTTCACTCGCTCACGAACAATGAACAAGGGTTGGTTTTGACACGCTCACCAACAACGCACAAAGTTGGTTTTTCgctcgctcaccaacaacgactCTTTGATTTTCACTCACTCACCAAAGAAACGAACAATGACACAACCTCTCAATACAAAAGCCTCACCAACTATACTATATCCCTCctctctttttt
The sequence above is a segment of the Lycium barbarum isolate Lr01 chromosome 6, ASM1917538v2, whole genome shotgun sequence genome. Coding sequences within it:
- the LOC132643537 gene encoding ACT domain-containing protein ACR9-like; the encoded protein is MGLPMDDAVVIQNGKRPGEPYVITVNCPDKTGLGCDICHTILDFGLYITKGDVSTDGIWCYVLLWVVPHSSSSIVRWVNLKERLMAVCPSCSVSFYLNEPSPRAASSPVYLLTFCSRDRRGLLHDVTQVLCELELTIQRVKVTTTPDDRVLDIFFITDNLELLHTKERQNETYKQLYDVLGQSCSCELQLAGPQYDHLHSISSLSPSVSEELFRCELSDNEFRTQALSLDMTQLRKASVTIDNSLSPGHTLLQIGCVDHKGFLYDIMRTLKDCNIQISYGRFSPVNKGQRELDLFIRQKDGKKIVDPDKRDALCSRLKVEMLHPLRVIITNRGPDTELLVANPVELSGKGRPRVFYDVTLALKTLGICIFSAEIGRHCTSDREWEFYRFLLDENCRFDLSCMAGRNQIVDRVRRTLMGW